Genomic window (Megamonas funiformis):
TAGGTTTTAAACCTTGTTCTAAAGCTTTACGTAAAACATATTTAGTCTGAGGCATAGGACCTTCAGAAGCGTCAACTAATAATAAAACGCCATCAACCATGTTGAGTACACGTTCAACTTCGCCACCGAAATCAGCATGGCCTGGTGTATCAACGATGTTGATTTTTATATCTTTATACATTACAGCTGTATTTTTAGACAAAATGGTAATACCGCGTTCACGTTCAATAGCATTAGAGTCCATTACTCTTTCTGCTACCTGTTCGTTAGCACGGAAAATATGGCTTTGTTTAAGCATTGCGTCAACAAGAGTTGTTTTACCGTGGTCAACGTGAGCTATGATAGCGACATTTCTCAATTTGTTATTAGTATACAAAAAAATTCCTCCCAATGTATTAATGAATATATTATGTTTACATCATATAAAAGATAAAATATCTCTTTACTAGTGTAGTATATCAATATCTTTATGTCAAATTAAAATACTAAAATAGCTAAAAATTTTTCTTTAGACTCAAGGTCTTTCCAAAGAGATTTTTCCTAATTTTCCTGCTCTAAAATCCTTAAGCACAGCAATAGCAGTTTTTTCAGTATCTACAATACCGCCTTTTTGTAAAAATCCACGTTTTTTGCCTACCAAAGTAAATAATTCTTCACTAGTTTGTGGAATTTCATCTATTTTATAGCGTTCTTTTATATTTTTAGCATAATCATCTTTTAAACGCCATAATAAGATTTCAGCAGCACGTTCAATATCATAAACTTCATCACTGATAGCTCCAGTAAAAGCTAAATTCAATCCCACTTCAGGATCTTCAAATTTTGGCCATAAAATACCTGGAGTATCCAATAAATCAAGATTATTTTTTATTTTAATCCACTGTTTTGCACGTGTAACACCAGGTTTATCAGCAGTTTTCAATGAAGCACTGCCAGATAATCTATTTATTAAAGAAGATTTCCCTACATTTGGAATACCTACAATCATTACACGAGCATTACGAGGTTTTACACCTTTATTAGCGAATTTAGCAGTTTTTACCTTTGCCAATTCATCTGCTACAGTTACTAATTGACGAATACCTTTACCATCTAAAGAATTGATTTTCACCACAGATTTACCCATAGATGTGAAATATTCTTCCCATTTATTATTGATATTATTATCTGCTAAATCAATTTTATTCAAAGCGATTAAATGCGGTTTTTTACCAATTAAATCTTTTAAAATTGGATTTGCACTGCTGTTAGGAATACGAGCATCACGAAGCTCAATGACCACATCAACTAATTTTAAATTTTCCACAATAATGCGTTTAGCTTTTGCCATATGCCCAGGGAACCAATTTAATTGAGCAAGTGTTCCTAAATCATCATATTGCATATTTTCTTCCATTAAATAAACTCCTCCTTATATTAATATTCAAATATCTATAACACAAAATTCAAATTCCAACAAAAAAGGCACTATCTTGTGTCAACTACAAGACAGTGTCTTATAAAAAGTATTATATACCAATATATATACAAAATCAAAATTTTTTTATTTTACACCTATAGCATTTATTTTATCTGGCTCTACTACAATAGTTTTTTCTATGCCATCTTGAACAATTACAAAAGTTGCAGGTTCAGATGAAAATATATCGACTAATTGTCCCATATTAAAATCTTCAAAATTATCGACTACACTTTTACCATTGATGCTAATTAAACAATCACCTGTTTTCATACCAGCTTTTGCTGCTGGAGAATTTTCTGCTACATTTATAATAACTCCATTATCTTTAATTTCACGACTAGAAGCTATTCCATAAACGTAACTATCAAAAAATACACGTTTCACAGAATTTAATACTGCCTTTAATTCTTTGACATTATCATATTCTTCAACTTCATTAGTGCCATTAGCATAAATTCTTTCATATTTACTAGAAAGTGTCATTTCTACATTATTGCCTTTTTGTACCAATTCACAAATAATATCTTTTTTATCACGATACATAAATTTATTATTTTTATCTACAGTATCCACAACATTAAACAATACAATTGTATTATCATCTTTTTCTACTAAATTAGTTTTTGCCGAAAATATACTTATAGCTTTGACTATACCATGTTTCACTTGCTCGATATTTGTGTTTTCAAATTCTTGATTAATACTACTAGCAAAACAATTAGCGGTAATTACCATTAACAGCATGAATAAAACTAAAATCTTTTTCATTAAAACCCTCTCCTTAAAACTTTCAAATTTTAATCTTCAAAAGTTTTAGCAACTGTTTTTAGATAATCAACAATTGTCAAATGTTGCGGACAATGACCTTCACAACTTCTACATTCAATACAATCAGAAGCTTTCGCATGAGTTTTTATCATATCTTGATATTTTTTCTTACTGCCAGACGCCATGCCAAAACGTTTTTCATTATTATATAACTCAAAAATCTCTGGTATTTGAATTTGCATTGGACAATTTTCTTTACAATAATTACAAGCTGTACAAGCAATAGCTGTTGTATCATTGATGATTTTTGCCACTTTAAAAGTTGTTTCAATTTCTTCTTTAGTAAGCGGTTTAAAATCTTCCATATAGCTCAAATTATCTTCCAATTGTTCCCACGTTGACATGCCAGAAAGCACCATAAATACATCATCTAAGCTACTAGCAAAACGAATTGCCCATGAAGCCACTGACATTTTTTCATCTTGAGCTTTCAATAAATCTATACCAGCCTGCGGAATATTTACCAATTTACCGCCTTTTATAGGTTCCATAACAATCACAGGTTTATGATATTTTTGGCATACTTCATAACATTTGCGAGATTGCACGCTATCGCTTTCCCAATCAAGATAATTTATCTGTAACTGTACAAATTCAATATCTTCACCAATTTCAAGTAAAATCTTTTCCAAAAATTCTGCTGTATCATGAAAAGAAAAACCTAATTTTTTAATCTTACCTTCCGCTTTCATTTGACGCAGAAAATCCATAGATTTAAATTCTTTGACCTTTGCATAATTATCAACATCTAAACAATGCAATAAATAATAATCAAAATAATCCACACCACATTTTTCTAATTGCTCATCAAAAATACGTTTATTATCTTCTATGGATTTCAACTGCATTGTAGGTAATTTATCCGCCAATAAAAAGCTTTCTCGTGGATATCTTTTAACTAAAGCTTCCTTTACAAATAACTCACTTTGATAATTATGGTACATATAAGCAGTATCAAAATACTTAAAGCCCTTTGCCATAAAAGTATCAACCATTTTACAAAATTGCTCCATATCTACCTTGTTATTTTCCATATCAAGCATAGGTAAACGCATACAGCCAAAACCAAGTTTCTTCAAATTTTCCATAATCCCACTCTCCTAAAATATATTTATTTAAATTATAATATTTTTTATAGATATTTTCTATGTTATAATCTTCCATCACTAAAATGATACTCCTATAAAAAATAATCTATAATAAATATCATATTTCTACAAAATTTATAAAATAATGGTACCTCTCATATATTTTCAAAATAACAAAAAGTCAAATCTCTAATAACAAAAGCTCTATAAAGCCTTATAAAATAAGTATAAAAAATAGTCAAAAAGTCAAAAATAATTGTTGACATTTTGACTAATTCGAGTATAATAATAACAACTTTCTACATTATAAAATAATTATCAATTTATATCATATTAATAATATGCCTTTGCTATTACTATTTTATTATATTTATTCTATCACTTATTATTTATATTTTTTTATTTTTGTTACTATTTATGGTACTTCATAATAAAAATGGTACCAAAATGGTACCTCAAAATCTATTATTACTGTTAATAAATAACTAAACTCCTTGTATATCAACTTCTTTATCAGTATAATAAAAACCATAAAAATTAATTTTATTAAATTTAACTTTAACAAATGTTGTATTTCCCTATAACAACAAAAAGCCCCTATTACTTAGAAAAGATCTAGGTAATAGGGGCTTTTAGCAATAAAAGAAAATGTTATTTAATTATAACTCTTTTATTAAATTTTATCTATAATTTTATTTACTTCTGCGATACCTTTACCATCTAGCTTATCTATTATCCCAAGATAAGCCACATTTCTAGCTACTACAGATGTGCTAGTAGTTGTAATTATTTGTTTTTGTAATTTGTCCTTAAGCTTTCGCTTTTCATCATCTAATTTAGATTTAATAAAAATCTTTGCAAATTCTTTTAATATGTTCATGCTTATTCCTCTGTTGGTGCTAATTTATTAACTACTTTTTCTACAATCCAAAGACTACCATTTATGGCTACTGGTAAGAAAATAGTATCTCTAAATTTTACCCAGCCTTTTTCATCAACCGCACTATTTTTAAGCTCTGCAACAAAAGCTGTAGCTACTTCTTTAACTGCTGGCAATGCCGTATCTTTAATCCATTTTATAGCCATATCTTTTACTTCAGTCGTAATAAAATCCTTCATATTTTCTAAAACTTCATTTTTAATTTCATCAATAGTCATATTAATAATCTCCTTATTAAAATAATTTTTCTGCGTCAGTTATACCTCTAGCGATAGCATTAGCAAATTCTTCTATTCTATACATAAGTTTATAAGCATCTTCTTGATTTGAAATAAATGCTGTTTCTACTAATACCGCAGGCATACTAGTTTCTCTTAATACACACAAATCTGGACGTTCTTTAATGCCACGGTCCACCATATTAAGAGAATTAACAATTTGTGCCTGAATACATTTAGCTAATAGTTCCGCCTTACCACCTGTACTGTAGATAAGCGTTTCTGTTCCTTTTGCACTAGCATTAACTGCACTATTGCAATGAATAGATACAAAAATATCTGCACCACTATTATTTGCAGTGGCACAGACATTAGGTTTCCCCTCTGTTTCTCCATTGAGGTTATCAGATTGAAGAATTTGACACGGATAGCCGATTACTTCCATTGTCTTTTTTAATTTTTCGCCAATAGCTAAAGCAATATCTACTTCTCTAATATTATTCGCACAAGCTCCAGGGTCTAAATCCATATCATGCCCAGGATTGATAAAAATTTTTAACATTATGCATACACTCCTTTTATTAAACTGGTCGAATTCGACTAGTTTGCTAAATTTAACTAAAAATAAACTAAATTTTAGCTTAAATCTACCAATAATCTACCGATTACCTTCCAATTAAAGCCTTTAATAGTGCGGTTTATAAACTCTAACTTTACAATTACCTTCCAATTACCTTCCAATTACTTTCTTATCATCTAACTGCATTGAATAGGTTCATTTTTTTGCCTTTATTTCTGTAAATTGAGCCAAAGTATCTTTTAATTTTTTAGGAACTGGCAAACCACAATTGCTAGCATTTTCTAAAATACTTAAGCCTTCATTTCCAATAAAAAAGAGCAAGACAACATTTTTTATCAATGTGTCCTGCCCAATTAATACATCCATCTGATGTGCTAATATTACCAAGCAAAGAATAACCATTTTCTTGATAATACCTTTGAAACCTTTCCTACTATCTAAGTAAACATTAGACATTATATATGCAGCACTTAGACCTGTAATATAATCAATAATCATAAAAATTAACAATATTTCTATCTGATTGTTCCATTGCCCTATAAAGTGCTGCAATAAAACTCCCACAAAGGCAACACCTCCTCCAACATACGTTTCTAATTTAGTAGGAATTAACGAACTAACAAAATTTATAATTTGCTCATACATAAGCTTCTCCTTTAAACTCCTAATAAAAGGAGTGATTTATTTGAATAATAAAAGATTAAAATTACCTAATGGTTTTGGTAGTATTACCAAAAAAAGTGGTCGACGTAGACGTCCCTATGAAATAAGAAAATTCATTGATGGACGTCAAAAAGTTATAGGTTATGAAACAACCTATGAAAGTGCGTTAGCTTTTTTATGTGAATATAATAAAAATCCCTTACTTTTTTCTCCATCTGAAATTACTTTTGATGAACTATTCTGCTTGGTAAAAGCTTATTTATATCCACGTATTAAAGAACGTACACAATCTAGCTATAATTGTGCATATAAACATCTAAATCGTTTATATGATAAACAGTTTGCTAAAATTCGTATTGGTGATTTACAATCTGCAATACGTGATATACATGATAATGGTGCTGGATATAGTACACAAAAGAAAGCTAGACAAGTTCTACATCACATGTATACCTACGCAGTGAAGTATGAGATAATTCCACCAGAAAAAGATATTAGTCGGTATATTGATATAGACAAAGATAAAAAAGTCTATAAAAAAACCATATTCAATACCCGACAGATTTATAAACTTTTCCGAGCCACCGATGAACACCGATATGCCAAAATGATACTAATGCACATGATGTTAGGTACTCGTCCTAGTGAATTTTTAGCAATAGAAAAAACTGATGTAAAGCTTAGACAACGTTACCTAATAATAAGAGAAAGTAAGACAGAAGCTGGCAGAAATAGAATTATTCCATTGCATAAACAAACATTACCTTTTTGGATAGAATTTTTAGCAGAAAACAATAAATATATTGCTACAGATAATAACGGCATACATCTCAATTATAGCCGTTTTCGTACTCGCTTCGATAAAACCCTTATAGAGTTAAAAATAAAGCGCCATACACCACATGAATGCAGACACACACTTGCGAGCTTATTAAATAACGCAGACGCTAATCCAACCGCAATAAAAAGAATACTAGGACACGCCAGCAGTAATATAACAGAAAAACACTATACACATAAGGACCTGCACCAACTAAAAAAAGCAATGGATTTAATAGTGTTTAAATATTAAAATTTGGCACTAATACGGCGTTAATATTAATCTATATAAATTGCTATGTTCCTTTATTTTCTAAGGTGGAACACGGCACAAATACGGTAATATAATTTTTTGCATAATAAAAGCACCCTCTAAGCCTTATTTTTACTAGCTTCTTGGGTGCTTTTTGCTTTTTCTGCTAACTCTTTCTTTTCTGTTTCTATAAGTTCTTTTCGTTTGTAATCTGGACACTTTGAATTAGTACAAAAGCCTTCTGTATCAAGTTTTCTTCCGCAAAATGTACAAAATTTAAGCATTTGTCAATTCCTCCAATTTTTTTGCATATTCATCTAATATATTTTGTCGTTCCTGCTGTAGTTCAGTAACATACTCAGTATCGCCGTTATTTTTTGCAATCTGAATTGCTTCATCAATCGCTTTAACGTTGGCTTCATACTCCGATTTAAGCACATTTGCTCTCTCCTCTAATGTAATTACCCTAGCAGGCGCAGAAATCGGCTTACCGGTCTCGCTGTCGCGAATATATCCAGTGCCGTTGTCGCCGTCACCCATATTGCCGGTGTAATAGTTCCAATCTTCATCGGATATTTCAATATAGCCTTCGGATTTCAACTTTTCTTCGCCGCCCCAGTCGTTAGCTAATGCCTGCGGAACGGCGGCAATCTTTTGGCCCTCTTCATCAAATTTCATTAAATACATAAAATCAGCCTTTCTTCTATAAATCTTCATTTTTTACATCAGATATATTTATAAACTCATTTTTTCAACTCCTTTAAACAATGGGGAAGTGCCAATGGAACAGATGGTTCTAACCCTCCGTGGTATAACTTCCCTATTTCTTTTCCTGATATATGTTATCAAGTAGTTACAAACCGCAAAGATAATGGTTGGGGAGCGGTAGATGGAAACTCAGCTGGAGCTTGTGATTGGAATAAAACTCAAGTTAGAATATATTCCAATGATGGCACTGTTCCAGTAAATTATATTGCAATAGGTAAATAAAATAATATTTTATATTAAATACCTAACGCTAACCATAAACCATCATTATTAGTACCACAAAGAATTTGGAAACTTTTTACACTTAAACTATATACTCTATCTGAACCTTGTCCACCTCCAATAGGAGTTACTATACAACAAAAAGCTTGCTTGGTAAAAGCTATAGGAAAAGTTACAAACTGAGTATCATGTCCTTTTCCCCATTGTTACTTGCCTATAGCAATGTAATGAGTAATACATGAGTGCCGTTTTTGAGCGTTAAAATAATTTAAATTGCTGACATTGTTTATGGTATTATCATTATTATCGAAACTATAACTTCCACATACAGCGATTTTGTAAAAAGAAGTAAATGTTACAGGAAAATAATTTTTTCCGTTGTTCCATTCTCCCCATTGTCAATTATGTGAACAATGGAGGATTTAATCAGATTATTTACAGAAATATTACTAAAATAACCTTGCCAATAACTTTTGTTAATCCGTTTATAGCATTAGCAACTCCTTACAATGATGATAAAGATGTATCAGGAAATTATCTAGCAGGCTTTGCTATTAGAAATTTAACAAATACAGATTTTAAGATAAATCAGGCTGATGTTGGATTATATGCTAGTTGGATAGCTATAGGATATTAAATACCCAATGCTATATAACATACAGAGACTCCATATAGATATGAAAAACTATTTAAAGCTTTAGTATTTATATGGTAACCACAATTAGCACTTTCATCAGTATTAATACCAGAAGCTACTATGATTGAAAAATTATTAAAACTTATTGGCAATGTAATTGTTCGTCTATTAATATGACGATTATCAAATCCCCATTGTAGAATTAGACCATTACTAAATTTAACCCAACCATTTTGTGTTAAACTACCACCAACAATACCACCGAGTGTGCCGTCCGTTTTAAATTGATTAATGAGGTTTCGGACAAATGCGGTCGTAGCGATTTTAGTGCTGTTATCCGAAGTGCCTTGCGTCGGTGCGGTTGGGCTTCCTGTAAGTGCGGGGCTTGCTTTTGGTGCTAAGGTTGATAAATCAATACTGCACTGCGACAATGTGCCACCATTCATGTAAATCGGTCTATTGGCATTGCCGACAGTGCTTCCACTTGCTACCGGTGAACCTGCATTTAAATAAATAGGTTTTACGCCACTACCCACGGTTCCCGTTCCCAATTTGCTTGCTGTAGTGGCGTTGGAGATTGTTCCGCCCGTATGTGCCAAAGTCCTCCACGCACTCCATTTATCAATACTACTGTCTCTGGCATTTCTATAATACATATTAGCAGGCGTAGCATCACCGCCGCTCCATTCCGTCACAATTTGTATTGCGCCAGCTCCTCTAATAGATAGACAATTACCATAAGCACACGGGAAACCATTATTATAAACTTTACTCCATGTCATGCCAACAGGTAATGCGCTGGCAAGTGTATTTCCTGTTATGGCTTTTTCCGTAACTATATTTGCATTTGTAGCATTAGCAACGTTATTTACAGTTACACTGCTTGTACTTCCATTTCCTTTTGTAACTGTTAATGTTGCATTGCTTCCCGTAACCCCTTTTACATATGTTGTATCTATCTGTTGCCCACGGCTGTCCTGCGTGGCTTTGGTGGCACTTGCCGCGCTGGACGCAGAAGGAACTGCTTTCCATGTTCCATCTCCCGCTAAAAAGTGGCTTGCATTGCCATCTCTTTTCGGTGCAAGTCCGTTTGCACTAGTAGATACAACAGCGGTACTTGCTTTGCCATTCCATGTATTTTTTTCAGTATCCGTTACAAATCTATGCGTCGCGTCCTGAGTAATCATGGTGGCAGGATGCGAACTAGGGTGTATATAATTGTTTGCTCCTGTTGCTATGCCGTCCAGCTTTTTCTTCAACTCCGGTGTCATGTAGCCCTTTAAACTGTCCGTAACTACTCGCCAGTCCTGTTCATTTACCACGTTTTGCAGGGTATCATGCCACTGCTTAAGCAGTTTTTCATTGGATAGGAGCGCACTAAGGATTAAGTTCATGCCGGTGTACAACACTTTATCTTTTGCGATAATCTGTGGAATTTCTAAAAACCAGTCATGACCGTTTTCTAATGCTCCAGGGCGTTTATAACCGTCTATTTCTGTCGGGAACTCGAGCCCGAACTCTGTTTTTAATTCTTCAGCGTTCAAATTATCACCTCATTTAAAATTCTACTGTCCAGCGGAATACTGCGCCGCTTTCCGCGTCTATACCTTTGCTTGTCAGAAGCCTCATCTTTGCGGCGGTATGGTCTTCTTCGTCAATCAAGGCAACCTCATTAATAGCTCCCGTATAAACTCCAGCTTCGATTTCAGCTTCAAATTGTACGCTTGTTTCTACAGGATAGGTTACAGAAGTAATATCTTTGGTCAAAACAACGTTATTCAAGTTACCGTTATCAGAAGGTGGCGCCGGATTGCCCTGGTCATCCGTTTCACCGGCAATGCCAAATGCCATTTTTGCTATTTTTGCAATAGCACCTGTCGTCCCGATTGCCTGTGCAAATGCCGCTCTGTAATCGGTTGTAGTTTTTTTATTGGATTGTAAAAAAGTATCCTGATTAAATTCTGCCAGCGGCACTGCTTCGCCGTTTACTGCCAGTGTCTGTTTCGGATTAATGTTCTGTGTATTACTCATAGTCTTTCAAACGTTCCTTTCTTCATAACTCCGTTTTTATCTGTGCTGTAACAGGTGCATAGGTTTTCCATATGCGTGTTTTGCATGGTGTAGCTGCCTTCCCATGCGTGGCTGCCGTCCCAACAAAAAGAGCCGTCCCATAGGTTTTTTGCGTTCCCTGTGGTTC
Coding sequences:
- a CDS encoding tyrosine-type recombinase/integrase; the protein is MNNKRLKLPNGFGSITKKSGRRRRPYEIRKFIDGRQKVIGYETTYESALAFLCEYNKNPLLFSPSEITFDELFCLVKAYLYPRIKERTQSSYNCAYKHLNRLYDKQFAKIRIGDLQSAIRDIHDNGAGYSTQKKARQVLHHMYTYAVKYEIIPPEKDISRYIDIDKDKKVYKKTIFNTRQIYKLFRATDEHRYAKMILMHMMLGTRPSEFLAIEKTDVKLRQRYLIIRESKTEAGRNRIIPLHKQTLPFWIEFLAENNKYIATDNNGIHLNYSRFRTRFDKTLIELKIKRHTPHECRHTLASLLNNADANPTAIKRILGHASSNITEKHYTHKDLHQLKKAMDLIVFKY
- a CDS encoding PDZ domain-containing protein → MKKILVLFMLLMVITANCFASSINQEFENTNIEQVKHGIVKAISIFSAKTNLVEKDDNTIVLFNVVDTVDKNNKFMYRDKKDIICELVQKGNNVEMTLSSKYERIYANGTNEVEEYDNVKELKAVLNSVKRVFFDSYVYGIASSREIKDNGVIINVAENSPAAKAGMKTGDCLISINGKSVVDNFEDFNMGQLVDIFSSEPATFVIVQDGIEKTIVVEPDKINAIGVK
- a CDS encoding phage holin family protein, which produces MYEQIINFVSSLIPTKLETYVGGGVAFVGVLLQHFIGQWNNQIEILLIFMIIDYITGLSAAYIMSNVYLDSRKGFKGIIKKMVILCLVILAHQMDVLIGQDTLIKNVVLLFFIGNEGLSILENASNCGLPVPKKLKDTLAQFTEIKAKK
- the ylqF gene encoding ribosome biogenesis GTPase YlqF, which translates into the protein MEENMQYDDLGTLAQLNWFPGHMAKAKRIIVENLKLVDVVIELRDARIPNSSANPILKDLIGKKPHLIALNKIDLADNNINNKWEEYFTSMGKSVVKINSLDGKGIRQLVTVADELAKVKTAKFANKGVKPRNARVMIVGIPNVGKSSLINRLSGSASLKTADKPGVTRAKQWIKIKNNLDLLDTPGILWPKFEDPEVGLNLAFTGAISDEVYDIERAAEILLWRLKDDYAKNIKERYKIDEIPQTSEELFTLVGKKRGFLQKGGIVDTEKTAIAVLKDFRAGKLGKISLERP
- a CDS encoding gp53-like domain-containing protein, which gives rise to MLQENNFFRCSILPIVNYVNNGGFNQIIYRNITKITLPITFVNPFIALATPYNDDKDVSGNYLAGFAIRNLTNTDFKINQADVGLYASWIAIGY
- a CDS encoding N-acetylmuramoyl-L-alanine amidase family protein; this translates as MLKIFINPGHDMDLDPGACANNIREVDIALAIGEKLKKTMEVIGYPCQILQSDNLNGETEGKPNVCATANNSGADIFVSIHCNSAVNASAKGTETLIYSTGGKAELLAKCIQAQIVNSLNMVDRGIKERPDLCVLRETSMPAVLVETAFISNQEDAYKLMYRIEEFANAIARGITDAEKLF
- a CDS encoding gp53-like domain-containing protein; translation: MNAEELKTEFGLEFPTEIDGYKRPGALENGHDWFLEIPQIIAKDKVLYTGMNLILSALLSNEKLLKQWHDTLQNVVNEQDWRVVTDSLKGYMTPELKKKLDGIATGANNYIHPSSHPATMITQDATHRFVTDTEKNTWNGKASTAVVSTSANGLAPKRDGNASHFLAGDGTWKAVPSASSAASATKATQDSRGQQIDTTYVKGVTGSNATLTVTKGNGSTSSVTVNNVANATNANIVTEKAITGNTLASALPVGMTWSKVYNNGFPCAYGNCLSIRGAGAIQIVTEWSGGDATPANMYYRNARDSSIDKWSAWRTLAHTGGTISNATTASKLGTGTVGSGVKPIYLNAGSPVASGSTVGNANRPIYMNGGTLSQCSIDLSTLAPKASPALTGSPTAPTQGTSDNSTKIATTAFVRNLINQFKTDGTLGGIVGGSLTQNGWVKFSNGLILQWGFDNRHINRRTITLPISFNNFSIIVASGINTDESANCGYHINTKALNSFSYLYGVSVCYIALGI
- a CDS encoding aldo/keto reductase, with protein sequence MENLKKLGFGCMRLPMLDMENNKVDMEQFCKMVDTFMAKGFKYFDTAYMYHNYQSELFVKEALVKRYPRESFLLADKLPTMQLKSIEDNKRIFDEQLEKCGVDYFDYYLLHCLDVDNYAKVKEFKSMDFLRQMKAEGKIKKLGFSFHDTAEFLEKILLEIGEDIEFVQLQINYLDWESDSVQSRKCYEVCQKYHKPVIVMEPIKGGKLVNIPQAGIDLLKAQDEKMSVASWAIRFASSLDDVFMVLSGMSTWEQLEDNLSYMEDFKPLTKEEIETTFKVAKIINDTTAIACTACNYCKENCPMQIQIPEIFELYNNEKRFGMASGSKKKYQDMIKTHAKASDCIECRSCEGHCPQHLTIVDYLKTVAKTFED